A region from the Terriglobales bacterium genome encodes:
- the ndhC gene encoding NADH-quinone oxidoreductase subunit A: MPQNYIPAFLFIAVVGVLIPLTLILAKLVRPENPNKTKLMAYECGIDPVDNARGRYTVRFYIVAILFVVFDVETIFLFPWAVQFKMLGMFGFIEMMIFLAILVVGYVWIWRKGALEWV; this comes from the coding sequence ATGCCGCAGAATTACATCCCGGCGTTCCTGTTCATCGCGGTGGTGGGGGTGCTGATCCCCCTGACGCTGATCCTTGCGAAGCTGGTGCGCCCGGAGAATCCCAACAAGACCAAGCTGATGGCGTACGAGTGCGGCATCGACCCGGTCGACAACGCGCGCGGCCGCTACACCGTGCGCTTCTACATCGTCGCCATCCTGTTCGTGGTGTTCGACGTGGAGACCATCTTCCTGTTCCCGTGGGCGGTGCAGTTCAAGATGCTCGGCATGTTCGGGTTCATCGAGATGATGATCTTCCTCGCCATCCTCGTGGTCGGGTACGTGTGGATATGGCGA